The Mercurialis annua linkage group LG2, ddMerAnnu1.2, whole genome shotgun sequence genome contains a region encoding:
- the LOC126669563 gene encoding uncharacterized protein LOC126669563 isoform X1 — protein sequence MGQIVKRKKKGRPSKSDLARQQRSSPAAAAAALQEKNDRRQSLRRRNVRYNNFIDYDDYLDEYEEYEHLQNPHQDNEGLEDEEDDDDEEEENERRKEKKLKLVLKIQNQRAARGFDAREMASDEEEEEEEEEEDDDREMKPLKKKRKKINGGDESEAEEESENDNEEERVVKGNATKGQEDCVPAGTPPSNYPNGLPLPDKKLLEVILDKIQKKDIYGVYAEPVDLEELPDYLDVVDHPMDFATVRKKLGNGSYSTLEQFESDVFLICSNAMQYNSSDTIYHKQARTIQELAKQKFQKLRVDFERSEKELRSEKELKSEQKTKNLLAKKPVKKPLNRAVQEPVGSDFSSGATLATTGDVQNGFVAIQGFQASGNDRPNNVNGPIEGNSIPLDNIPDRTEDLSSGKGNLSKYGKKPSILDENRLATYNVSNQPMARSESIFTTFEGEIKQFVAVGLQAEYSYARSMSRFAATLGPAAWKIASQRIEQALPPDFKFGRRWVGEYEPLPTPVLMVETRMQKEPLFFTKLQGAVDTQMSDVISRTSVPGEENLNRAPTFERKPSLLHPRSGPILEGRPSLFSSVGSKSSTPIPVVPTSQKQNLPPKNFTEAQNKSLKQVELNLPPSSYQHDSDVLIPKQLAKNSEMTALKPREVPRTVGLMHSIPSKQPDSNGSVGLPNGKVNNRLNRTVSSSSNGVPNQKARAATFSVQGEERVVSDPVEAMRISAERIQSQHNQSASNSPITPSVPPGTKDSSNAAVAAARAWMSIGAGGFRPPTENLPSPKNQISAESLYNPARQHHAQIPRVQGQFPIPGMVQFQGEKNNFPFQAFMRPHGHAGNEGQFPNRPMVFPQFAAADLSRLQMQSPWRVLSPHAQPKPKQETFSPDLNIDFQSPGSPVKQSSGVMVDSQQPDLALQL from the exons ATGGGACAGATcgtgaagaggaagaagaaaggGAGGCCATCAAAGTCGGATCTAGCACGGCAGCAACGATCGTCGCCGGCGGCGGCAGCAGCAGCTTTACAAGAGAAGAATGATCGGCGGCAAAGTCTCCGGCGGAGGAATGTGAGGTACAATAACTTTATAGATTACGACGATTACCTCGACGAGTACGAAGAGTACGAGCACTTACAAAATCCACATCAAGATAATGAAGGACTGGAGGATGAAGAAGACGACGACGATGAGGAGGAAGAAAACGAGAGAAGAAAAGAGAAGAAGCTTAAGCTAGTGTTGAAAATACAGAACCAGAGAGCGGCACGTGGATTTGACGCTCGGGAAATGGCGTCTgatgaggaggaggaggaagagGAAGAGGAGGAGGATGATGATAGGGAAATGAAGCcgttgaagaagaagagaaagaaaatcAACGGTGGGGATGAGAGTGAAGCAGAGGAGGAGAGTGAAAATGATAATGAAGAG GAAAGGGTAGTGAAAGGTAATGCAACAAAAGGGCAGGAGGATTGTGTACCAG CAGGGACACCACCGTCTAATTATCCGAATGGGTTGCCTTTGCCTGATAAGAAGTTGCTGGAGGTGATTCTTGACAAGATTCAAAA GAAGGACATTTATGGTGTGTATGCGGAACCCGTGGATCTTGAAGAG CTTCCGGATTATCTTGACGTGGTTGATCATCCAATGGATTTTGCCACAGTGAGGAAGAAGCTGGGGAATGGGTCGTACTCTACTTTGGAACAATTTGAG AGTGATGTTTTTCTTATATGCTCAAACGCTATGCAGTACAATTCATCGGATACCATTTATCATAAACAG GCACGCACCATCCAAGAGCTGGCAAAACAGAAGTTCCAGAAGCTAAGAGTTGACTTTGAGCGCTCTGAGAAGGAGCTACGTTCTGAGAAGGAGCTCAAATCAGaacagaaaacaaaaaatttattggCCAAGAAGCCGGTGAAGAAACCTTTGAACCGGGCTGTGCAGGAACCGGTCGGCTCTGATTTTTCTTCAGGAGCCACTCTTGCCACTACGGGCGATGTCCAGAATGGTTTTGTTGCTATCCAAGGCTTTCAAGCCAGTGGAAATGACAGGCCTAATAATGTCAATGGCCCTATAGAGGGTAACTCTATCCCACTTGATAATATTCCGGATAGAACCGAAGATCTATCATCAG GAAAGGGTAACCTGTCCAAATATGGGAAGAAGCCATCCATTCTTGATGAAAACCGTCTTGCAACTTATAATGTATCCAATCAACCAATGGCCAGATCAGAATCGATTTTTACTACGTTTGAGGGGGAAATCAAGCAGTTTGTTGCA GTTGGACTTCAGGCAGAATATTCTTATGCAAGGAGCATGTCTCGTTTTGCTGCAACTCTTGGACCTGCTGCGTGGAAAATTGCCTCTCAGAGAATTGAGCAAGCGTTACCTCCGGATTTTAAGTTTGGTCGTAGATGGGTTGGAGAATATGAGCCGCTGCCCACACCAGTATTAATGGTTGAAACACGTATGCAGAAAGAACCTCTTTTCTTTACAAAGTTACAAGGTGCTGTTGATACGCAGATGAGTGACGTAATTTCAAGGACCTCAGTTCCTGGTGAGGAGAATCTTAATAGAGCACCAACTTTTGAAAGAAAGCCATCTTTACTTCATCCTAGAAGCGGACCCATCTTAGAAGGAAGACCGTCATTGTTCTCTTCTGTTGGATCAAAATCCAGCACCCCTATCCCTGTTGTCCCCACAAGTCAGAAGCAAAACCTTCCACCCAAGAATTTCACTGAGGCTCAGAATAAGTCATTAAAACAAGTCGAACTCAATTTGCCCCCTTCAAGCTATCAACACGATAGTGATGTTCTAATACCGAAACAGCTTGCAAAAAATTCAGAAATGACAGCTCTCAAGCCACGGGAGGTTCCAAGGACTGTGGGGCTTATGCACTCGATTCCTTCCAAGCAGCCGGATAGTAATGGCTCTGTAGGGCTGCCTAATGGAAAAGTAAATAATCGCTTAAATAGAACGGTTAGTTCATCTTCTAATGGTGTTCCCAATCAAAAAGCTCGAGCAGCAACATTTTCTGTGCAGGGAGAGGAACGGGTTGTTAGTGATCCAGTTGAAGCAATGAGAATATCAGCTGAGAGGATTCAGAGTCAGCATAATCAGTCGGCCAGTAACTCACCAATTACGCCATCAGTCCCTCCTGGAACAAAAGATTCAAGTAATGCTGCTGTTGCTGCAGCACGAGCATGGATGTCCATAGGTGCAGGAGGTTTTAGACCTCCAACAGAAAATTTGCCTTCACCGAAAAACCAGATATCTGCAGAGTCGTTATATAACCCAGCTCGGCAACATCATGCACAGATCCCTCGAGTTCAGGGGCAGTTCCCTATTCCTGGAATGGTCCAATTTCAGGGTGAGAAgaataattttccatttcaaGCATTTATGAGGCCACATGGTCATGCAGGAAATGAAGGACAATTTCCAAATAGGCCTATGGTTTTCCCTCAGTTTGCAGCAGCTGACCTGTCTAGGCTTCAAATGCAATCCCCGTGGCGAGTGCTAAGTCCGCATGCTCAGCCAAAGCCGAAACAAGAGACATTTTCTCCCGACTTGAACATTGATTTCCAATCTCCCGGATCTCCAGTGAAACAGTCTTCCGGTGTTATGGTCGACTCACAGCAGCCGGATTTAGCATTACAGCTTTGA
- the LOC126669563 gene encoding uncharacterized protein LOC126669563 isoform X2: protein MGQIVKRKKKGRPSKSDLARQQRSSPAAAAAALQEKNDRRQSLRRRNVRYNNFIDYDDYLDEYEEYEHLQNPHQDNEGLEDEEDDDDEEEENERRKEKKLKLVLKIQNQRAARGFDAREMASDEEEEEEEEEEDDDREMKPLKKKRKKINGGDESEAEEESENDNEEERVVKGNATKGQEDCVPGTPPSNYPNGLPLPDKKLLEVILDKIQKKDIYGVYAEPVDLEELPDYLDVVDHPMDFATVRKKLGNGSYSTLEQFESDVFLICSNAMQYNSSDTIYHKQARTIQELAKQKFQKLRVDFERSEKELRSEKELKSEQKTKNLLAKKPVKKPLNRAVQEPVGSDFSSGATLATTGDVQNGFVAIQGFQASGNDRPNNVNGPIEGNSIPLDNIPDRTEDLSSGKGNLSKYGKKPSILDENRLATYNVSNQPMARSESIFTTFEGEIKQFVAVGLQAEYSYARSMSRFAATLGPAAWKIASQRIEQALPPDFKFGRRWVGEYEPLPTPVLMVETRMQKEPLFFTKLQGAVDTQMSDVISRTSVPGEENLNRAPTFERKPSLLHPRSGPILEGRPSLFSSVGSKSSTPIPVVPTSQKQNLPPKNFTEAQNKSLKQVELNLPPSSYQHDSDVLIPKQLAKNSEMTALKPREVPRTVGLMHSIPSKQPDSNGSVGLPNGKVNNRLNRTVSSSSNGVPNQKARAATFSVQGEERVVSDPVEAMRISAERIQSQHNQSASNSPITPSVPPGTKDSSNAAVAAARAWMSIGAGGFRPPTENLPSPKNQISAESLYNPARQHHAQIPRVQGQFPIPGMVQFQGEKNNFPFQAFMRPHGHAGNEGQFPNRPMVFPQFAAADLSRLQMQSPWRVLSPHAQPKPKQETFSPDLNIDFQSPGSPVKQSSGVMVDSQQPDLALQL, encoded by the exons ATGGGACAGATcgtgaagaggaagaagaaaggGAGGCCATCAAAGTCGGATCTAGCACGGCAGCAACGATCGTCGCCGGCGGCGGCAGCAGCAGCTTTACAAGAGAAGAATGATCGGCGGCAAAGTCTCCGGCGGAGGAATGTGAGGTACAATAACTTTATAGATTACGACGATTACCTCGACGAGTACGAAGAGTACGAGCACTTACAAAATCCACATCAAGATAATGAAGGACTGGAGGATGAAGAAGACGACGACGATGAGGAGGAAGAAAACGAGAGAAGAAAAGAGAAGAAGCTTAAGCTAGTGTTGAAAATACAGAACCAGAGAGCGGCACGTGGATTTGACGCTCGGGAAATGGCGTCTgatgaggaggaggaggaagagGAAGAGGAGGAGGATGATGATAGGGAAATGAAGCcgttgaagaagaagagaaagaaaatcAACGGTGGGGATGAGAGTGAAGCAGAGGAGGAGAGTGAAAATGATAATGAAGAG GAAAGGGTAGTGAAAGGTAATGCAACAAAAGGGCAGGAGGATTGTGTACCAG GGACACCACCGTCTAATTATCCGAATGGGTTGCCTTTGCCTGATAAGAAGTTGCTGGAGGTGATTCTTGACAAGATTCAAAA GAAGGACATTTATGGTGTGTATGCGGAACCCGTGGATCTTGAAGAG CTTCCGGATTATCTTGACGTGGTTGATCATCCAATGGATTTTGCCACAGTGAGGAAGAAGCTGGGGAATGGGTCGTACTCTACTTTGGAACAATTTGAG AGTGATGTTTTTCTTATATGCTCAAACGCTATGCAGTACAATTCATCGGATACCATTTATCATAAACAG GCACGCACCATCCAAGAGCTGGCAAAACAGAAGTTCCAGAAGCTAAGAGTTGACTTTGAGCGCTCTGAGAAGGAGCTACGTTCTGAGAAGGAGCTCAAATCAGaacagaaaacaaaaaatttattggCCAAGAAGCCGGTGAAGAAACCTTTGAACCGGGCTGTGCAGGAACCGGTCGGCTCTGATTTTTCTTCAGGAGCCACTCTTGCCACTACGGGCGATGTCCAGAATGGTTTTGTTGCTATCCAAGGCTTTCAAGCCAGTGGAAATGACAGGCCTAATAATGTCAATGGCCCTATAGAGGGTAACTCTATCCCACTTGATAATATTCCGGATAGAACCGAAGATCTATCATCAG GAAAGGGTAACCTGTCCAAATATGGGAAGAAGCCATCCATTCTTGATGAAAACCGTCTTGCAACTTATAATGTATCCAATCAACCAATGGCCAGATCAGAATCGATTTTTACTACGTTTGAGGGGGAAATCAAGCAGTTTGTTGCA GTTGGACTTCAGGCAGAATATTCTTATGCAAGGAGCATGTCTCGTTTTGCTGCAACTCTTGGACCTGCTGCGTGGAAAATTGCCTCTCAGAGAATTGAGCAAGCGTTACCTCCGGATTTTAAGTTTGGTCGTAGATGGGTTGGAGAATATGAGCCGCTGCCCACACCAGTATTAATGGTTGAAACACGTATGCAGAAAGAACCTCTTTTCTTTACAAAGTTACAAGGTGCTGTTGATACGCAGATGAGTGACGTAATTTCAAGGACCTCAGTTCCTGGTGAGGAGAATCTTAATAGAGCACCAACTTTTGAAAGAAAGCCATCTTTACTTCATCCTAGAAGCGGACCCATCTTAGAAGGAAGACCGTCATTGTTCTCTTCTGTTGGATCAAAATCCAGCACCCCTATCCCTGTTGTCCCCACAAGTCAGAAGCAAAACCTTCCACCCAAGAATTTCACTGAGGCTCAGAATAAGTCATTAAAACAAGTCGAACTCAATTTGCCCCCTTCAAGCTATCAACACGATAGTGATGTTCTAATACCGAAACAGCTTGCAAAAAATTCAGAAATGACAGCTCTCAAGCCACGGGAGGTTCCAAGGACTGTGGGGCTTATGCACTCGATTCCTTCCAAGCAGCCGGATAGTAATGGCTCTGTAGGGCTGCCTAATGGAAAAGTAAATAATCGCTTAAATAGAACGGTTAGTTCATCTTCTAATGGTGTTCCCAATCAAAAAGCTCGAGCAGCAACATTTTCTGTGCAGGGAGAGGAACGGGTTGTTAGTGATCCAGTTGAAGCAATGAGAATATCAGCTGAGAGGATTCAGAGTCAGCATAATCAGTCGGCCAGTAACTCACCAATTACGCCATCAGTCCCTCCTGGAACAAAAGATTCAAGTAATGCTGCTGTTGCTGCAGCACGAGCATGGATGTCCATAGGTGCAGGAGGTTTTAGACCTCCAACAGAAAATTTGCCTTCACCGAAAAACCAGATATCTGCAGAGTCGTTATATAACCCAGCTCGGCAACATCATGCACAGATCCCTCGAGTTCAGGGGCAGTTCCCTATTCCTGGAATGGTCCAATTTCAGGGTGAGAAgaataattttccatttcaaGCATTTATGAGGCCACATGGTCATGCAGGAAATGAAGGACAATTTCCAAATAGGCCTATGGTTTTCCCTCAGTTTGCAGCAGCTGACCTGTCTAGGCTTCAAATGCAATCCCCGTGGCGAGTGCTAAGTCCGCATGCTCAGCCAAAGCCGAAACAAGAGACATTTTCTCCCGACTTGAACATTGATTTCCAATCTCCCGGATCTCCAGTGAAACAGTCTTCCGGTGTTATGGTCGACTCACAGCAGCCGGATTTAGCATTACAGCTTTGA